The Paenibacillus tianjinensis genome has a window encoding:
- a CDS encoding ABC transporter permease → MSEGIEVIIKTAKAVREARDYSGTAPKITSNKVRKTSPIRLKSLLSDWGTGAIIPVAVLTVWQLAGSAGLISPGFLPAPLSILSAFAALTASGELTHHLGVSIGRAGTGFVIGGILGLLFGVLTGLFRKVEYLLDPSVQVLRLVPHLAIAPLIILWFGFGEVSKVVIILSGSFFPLYINTFKGIRSVDNKLFEVARVLGFSPLQKLRRLILPAALPGMLLGLRLSMAVAWIGLVVAELIGSQSGVGFLINEAKQNSNTEVIFVGIIIFAVVGKLIDSLFRIIERKLLHWRDSYQG, encoded by the coding sequence ATGAGTGAAGGGATAGAAGTCATTATCAAGACAGCCAAGGCAGTAAGAGAGGCGCGTGATTATAGCGGTACAGCTCCTAAAATTACTTCTAACAAGGTGAGAAAGACATCTCCAATCCGTTTGAAGTCCCTTCTGTCAGATTGGGGGACCGGGGCAATTATTCCAGTAGCGGTACTTACGGTATGGCAGCTTGCCGGAAGTGCCGGTCTGATCTCGCCGGGGTTCCTGCCGGCGCCGCTCTCGATCCTCTCGGCTTTTGCCGCTCTGACGGCCAGCGGGGAGCTTACCCACCACTTAGGCGTAAGCATTGGCAGAGCGGGGACCGGGTTTGTGATCGGGGGTATTCTCGGACTGCTGTTCGGGGTGCTGACCGGGCTGTTCCGCAAAGTGGAATACCTGCTCGACCCCAGTGTCCAGGTGCTGCGGCTGGTTCCCCATCTGGCGATTGCCCCGCTGATTATCCTCTGGTTTGGCTTCGGCGAAGTGTCCAAGGTAGTCATTATTCTGAGCGGCTCCTTTTTCCCGCTCTACATCAATACTTTCAAGGGCATCCGCAGCGTAGACAACAAGCTGTTCGAGGTAGCCAGGGTCCTTGGTTTCAGTCCGCTGCAGAAGCTGCGGCGGCTGATCCTGCCGGCGGCGCTGCCCGGCATGCTGCTGGGCTTGCGGTTATCGATGGCGGTTGCCTGGATCGGACTGGTCGTTGCTGAACTGATCGGCTCGCAGTCCGGGGTGGGATTCCTGATCAATGAAGCGAAGCAGAACTCCAATACGGAGGTTATCTTCGTAGGCATTATTATTTTTGCAGTGGTCGGCAAGCTGATCGATTCGCTGTTCCGTATCATCGAACGCAAACTCCTGCACTGGCGTGACAGCTATCAGGGCTAA
- a CDS encoding TIR domain-containing protein yields the protein MTRPKLFIGSSRESIRYARAIHEQLKREARVSPWYANAFRANEYTMEALERNLDESDFAVFVFSPDDVARIRGKYYYVTRDNTQFEMGLFWARLRRSRVFCLLPDQVPARKDLIPGENIEEYHLLSDLSGLTPLEYEWQHENPVAAVDVSCGKIIDSIQEQGSYRDPQKELEKLKQELRRKESILHFFWQYNSIVAAPEGEVQYQALSEAVRNSFLPPKHCRVMGAAMWQARDGEGLMQVGGNVGRGHVYPLSLYEAEQEKRPGVLDAFMSKEWTFFQRTEVAEVYILCYPLGEKHVLSVHFSGSDGLSADDLTEVVSYNRDLFRTVNHLVGGD from the coding sequence GTGACCAGACCAAAACTATTCATTGGATCTTCCAGAGAATCTATCCGTTACGCCAGGGCGATACATGAGCAGCTGAAGCGGGAGGCCCGGGTGAGTCCATGGTATGCCAATGCCTTCCGCGCGAATGAATATACAATGGAAGCACTCGAGCGGAACCTGGATGAGAGCGATTTTGCCGTGTTCGTGTTCTCTCCGGACGATGTAGCCAGAATCCGCGGTAAATATTATTATGTGACCCGTGATAATACACAGTTTGAAATGGGCTTATTCTGGGCCAGGCTGCGCCGCAGCCGCGTGTTCTGCCTACTGCCGGATCAGGTGCCGGCCCGTAAAGATTTAATTCCGGGAGAGAACATCGAGGAATATCATCTGTTGTCGGATTTATCCGGCCTCACTCCGCTGGAATATGAATGGCAGCATGAGAATCCGGTGGCGGCCGTAGATGTAAGCTGCGGCAAGATCATTGACAGCATTCAGGAACAGGGGAGCTACCGTGATCCGCAGAAGGAACTGGAGAAGTTAAAGCAAGAGCTTAGGCGAAAAGAAAGTATCCTTCACTTCTTTTGGCAATATAATAGTATTGTGGCTGCTCCTGAAGGAGAGGTGCAATATCAGGCGCTCAGCGAAGCAGTCCGCAATTCTTTTCTGCCGCCTAAGCACTGCCGGGTGATGGGCGCCGCCATGTGGCAGGCCCGTGACGGTGAGGGTCTGATGCAGGTCGGGGGAAATGTGGGCCGGGGACATGTCTACCCGTTGTCGCTGTATGAAGCGGAGCAGGAGAAACGTCCAGGTGTGCTGGATGCTTTTATGAGCAAGGAATGGACCTTTTTTCAGCGTACGGAAGTTGCGGAGGTCTATATCCTATGCTATCCTTTAGGTGAAAAGCACGTCCTTTCTGTACATTTTTCCGGAAGCGACGGATTGTCTGCGGATGATCTTACCGAGGTTGTGTCGTATAACCGGGATTTGTTCCGTACCGTCAATCATTTAGTGGGAGGGGACTGA
- a CDS encoding LLM class flavin-dependent oxidoreductase: MTNNVNKDKQPEFEFGIYTLGDMVTDCHTGQRISPQQRLQEVIAAAKLADEAGLDVFGVGEHHRLDFVISSMPVVLAAIAQVTKRIKLTSATTVLSTSDPVRVFEDFATLDLLSGGRAEIINGRGAFLESFPLFGYELEDYKKLFAENLELLLELNQHEVMNWKGTFRSPLINAEIAPRPLQPKLPLWVGIGGSPESAEQAGRLGIGMAIAILSGSPEPFQNLAVTYRRSGAAAGHSAEDLKIAITSHGYIAKTSQQALDEYYPYYYSYRNAISPHPGQEYRVSRSDFGRFVSPVNTLAVGSPQQIIEKILYQHELFGHNRFMTQLDIGGLPYSKVATAIELLATEVAPVVRREIAKKTSAGTSQA, encoded by the coding sequence ATGACTAACAACGTAAATAAAGATAAGCAGCCTGAATTTGAATTCGGCATTTATACACTGGGCGACATGGTGACCGACTGTCATACAGGACAGCGGATCAGCCCGCAGCAGCGGCTTCAGGAGGTCATTGCTGCAGCTAAGCTTGCGGATGAGGCCGGACTTGATGTCTTCGGCGTGGGTGAGCATCACCGGCTTGATTTTGTCATCTCTTCCATGCCGGTTGTGCTCGCTGCAATTGCCCAGGTAACCAAGCGGATTAAGCTAACCAGCGCAACTACTGTGCTTAGTACTTCCGATCCGGTACGGGTATTTGAGGACTTCGCCACACTGGATCTGCTGTCGGGCGGACGGGCGGAGATTATAAACGGACGCGGTGCTTTTCTGGAATCCTTCCCGCTGTTCGGATACGAGCTGGAAGACTACAAGAAGCTGTTCGCTGAGAATCTTGAACTGCTGCTGGAGCTGAATCAGCATGAGGTGATGAACTGGAAGGGAACCTTCCGCTCACCGCTGATCAACGCTGAGATTGCTCCGCGTCCGCTGCAGCCGAAGCTACCTCTCTGGGTGGGCATCGGCGGTTCACCCGAAAGCGCCGAGCAGGCCGGTCGGCTCGGCATCGGCATGGCTATTGCTATTCTAAGCGGCAGCCCTGAACCGTTCCAGAATCTGGCCGTAACCTACCGCCGCAGCGGCGCCGCAGCCGGGCATTCCGCAGAGGACCTGAAGATCGCCATTACGAGCCACGGCTACATTGCGAAGACCTCACAGCAGGCGCTCGATGAATACTATCCTTACTATTACAGCTACCGCAACGCCATCAGCCCGCATCCCGGGCAGGAATACCGGGTTTCACGCAGTGATTTTGGCCGCTTCGTCTCCCCGGTCAATACGCTGGCTGTCGGCAGCCCCCAGCAGATCATCGAAAAAATTCTATACCAGCATGAGCTGTTCGGCCATAACCGTTTTATGACTCAGCTCGATATCGGCGGACTGCCTTACAGCAAGGTGGCTACCGCAATTGAACTGCTTGCTACGGAGGTTGCTCCGGTTGTGCGCCGGGAAATCGCCAAGAAGACTAGCGCAGGCACTTCGCAGGCCTAA
- a CDS encoding PQQ-binding-like beta-propeller repeat protein, with the protein MWRINIKNGAFAAVIGLSLLAAAGTAQSAASEPRTSYVANNFGSDAPAAPAAKIIWSSTMDLQGDESAMSRGSAVTGGDKVYIIQQGQLLALNAQTGKRVWKYGAKLTAPLLYQDGLIYVSSQAGTIYAINAATGKKNWSSSVPSKAPYQLLIDQNQLFAVNGDIQVYNLKDGKLQWKDNYSEKLYLPVQVQGDLVFAEDSVSGAYSYELLHAFDRKTGKQLWEADNHALPIDAGSGTVRSQRTANLMELVPLTTVDTLDAKTGKVLKSVEYNPGNINPDEALSSGGQAWISGNQLYINDGNTVYCYPADADPAKTAKITYSAAGGGSSQRYAAGPYDGRVLFSDGEAVYGVKTTNRHGVSYYGGAPIARFDLLGHGMYIARADGQLVAVNLLTGAQVLQLKTSGRVFGPTLLENGMIIVQSKGKVTAFKEPAVLRMD; encoded by the coding sequence ATGTGGAGAATAAATATCAAAAACGGTGCCTTCGCTGCCGTTATCGGGTTAAGTCTGCTGGCTGCTGCCGGTACGGCCCAATCTGCCGCATCTGAACCGCGTACTTCTTATGTGGCCAATAATTTCGGGAGTGATGCTCCCGCAGCTCCTGCAGCTAAAATTATTTGGTCCAGCACGATGGATCTGCAGGGTGATGAATCAGCGATGAGCCGGGGGTCTGCTGTGACGGGAGGAGACAAGGTCTACATCATTCAGCAGGGGCAGCTGCTCGCACTGAATGCCCAGACCGGCAAAAGAGTCTGGAAATATGGGGCGAAGCTGACAGCACCGCTGTTGTATCAGGATGGCCTGATTTACGTAAGCTCGCAGGCAGGAACTATCTATGCTATCAATGCAGCAACAGGCAAAAAAAACTGGAGCTCTTCCGTTCCGAGTAAAGCTCCGTACCAGCTCCTGATCGACCAGAACCAGCTTTTTGCCGTTAACGGTGATATTCAGGTCTATAATCTGAAAGACGGCAAACTGCAATGGAAGGATAATTATAGTGAGAAGCTGTATTTGCCTGTACAGGTTCAAGGCGATCTGGTATTCGCTGAGGATTCCGTATCCGGGGCGTATTCTTACGAGCTTCTGCACGCCTTTGACCGGAAGACAGGCAAACAGCTGTGGGAAGCAGATAATCACGCTCTGCCCATTGATGCTGGCAGCGGAACCGTCCGTTCTCAGCGGACAGCCAACCTCATGGAGCTGGTGCCCCTGACCACGGTAGATACGCTGGATGCCAAGACCGGCAAGGTGCTGAAATCGGTAGAGTACAACCCCGGAAATATTAATCCGGATGAGGCGCTGAGCAGCGGCGGACAAGCTTGGATCAGCGGCAATCAGCTGTACATCAATGATGGAAACACTGTTTACTGTTATCCGGCAGATGCGGATCCGGCCAAGACGGCCAAGATTACCTATTCGGCTGCAGGCGGTGGAAGCTCCCAAAGGTATGCCGCTGGCCCTTATGACGGAAGAGTACTGTTCAGCGACGGCGAAGCCGTATATGGCGTCAAGACTACCAACAGGCATGGGGTATCTTATTACGGAGGCGCCCCGATTGCCCGCTTTGACCTGCTCGGTCACGGGATGTATATCGCCCGTGCAGACGGTCAGCTGGTGGCGGTGAATCTGCTTACGGGAGCACAGGTGCTGCAGCTCAAAACGTCCGGCAGAGTCTTCGGGCCAACCCTGCTGGAGAACGGAATGATTATCGTACAGAGCAAGGGAAAGGTTACAGCATTTAAAGAGCCGGCGGTTTTAAGAATGGATTAG
- a CDS encoding response regulator, producing the protein MKVLIVDDEKHVREAIRYFVPWEKHQIAGIYEATNGQEAITIMQEHQPEIVFTDMRMPLMDGAELLEWLHTHYPNTKTIVISGYQDFNYVKPAIVYGGTDYLLKPLNSKQLIAAAEHAFQLWQEEEAERQQTLRQSMQLNVLRPLYWDKMLSDLVAGQVSFQELKHSLSEELGMPLFAAECRIAVLSLQGADCRLLQRFHGDVGLTSFVLVNVCNEVLASKQSGIAFRSWQVGAEIVVLLWSAVSEAEELMRGINGSIKQTYGVLMDIGLSYACEFPEGIQTAFHQARQGLNERNLLQREGRIHLYRETLSESGSVEDYAFETQLEKLKIAVLSGELDKMERVVEEWSVQLAGLPVLTESRLLRLQKEIAEALQRWRPEAEIHFELCYDHEGLFSARLWRDGMKALLQRLSQGSPQPPDSRLVQEIREYLDQNYAKDMTLQHIAQRFFISRENVSRKFKQISGENLSDYLTGLRIDKAKTLLQNTNLRLSQISELVGYEDEKYFSRVFKKATGQTPREYRKQ; encoded by the coding sequence ATGAAGGTGCTGATAGTAGACGATGAGAAGCATGTGCGGGAGGCCATCCGCTATTTTGTGCCATGGGAGAAGCATCAGATTGCCGGCATTTATGAAGCCACTAACGGGCAGGAAGCGATCACGATTATGCAGGAGCATCAGCCGGAGATTGTATTCACAGATATGCGCATGCCGCTGATGGATGGCGCAGAGCTGCTGGAATGGCTGCATACGCATTACCCGAATACGAAGACCATAGTAATCAGCGGCTATCAGGATTTCAACTATGTGAAGCCGGCGATTGTCTACGGGGGGACGGATTATTTGCTGAAGCCGCTCAACAGCAAGCAGCTGATCGCCGCGGCGGAGCATGCCTTTCAGCTGTGGCAGGAGGAAGAGGCGGAGCGGCAGCAGACCCTGCGCCAGAGTATGCAGCTGAATGTGCTGCGGCCGCTCTACTGGGATAAGATGCTCTCCGATCTGGTGGCAGGACAGGTGTCCTTTCAGGAGCTGAAGCATTCCCTAAGTGAAGAATTGGGCATGCCGCTGTTTGCCGCAGAATGCAGAATAGCGGTGCTTTCTCTCCAGGGGGCAGACTGCCGGCTGCTGCAGAGATTTCACGGTGATGTGGGATTGACCTCCTTTGTGCTGGTGAATGTCTGTAATGAGGTGCTTGCGTCGAAGCAGAGCGGTATCGCCTTCCGCAGCTGGCAGGTCGGTGCAGAGATTGTTGTTCTCCTCTGGTCAGCGGTTTCGGAGGCAGAGGAGTTGATGCGGGGGATCAACGGGTCGATTAAGCAGACCTATGGAGTGCTGATGGATATTGGACTCAGTTATGCTTGTGAGTTCCCCGAGGGTATCCAAACGGCCTTTCACCAGGCACGGCAGGGGCTGAACGAGCGGAACCTGCTGCAGCGGGAAGGGCGGATTCACTTGTACCGGGAGACTTTGAGCGAGAGTGGATCTGTAGAAGACTACGCCTTCGAAACGCAGCTGGAGAAGCTGAAAATAGCCGTCCTCTCGGGTGAGCTGGACAAAATGGAGCGGGTAGTGGAGGAGTGGTCGGTTCAGCTGGCCGGTCTGCCTGTACTTACGGAGAGCCGGTTACTGCGGCTTCAGAAAGAGATTGCAGAAGCGCTGCAGCGCTGGCGGCCGGAGGCAGAGATCCATTTCGAGCTATGCTACGATCATGAGGGGTTATTCTCCGCCCGGCTTTGGCGGGATGGGATGAAAGCGCTGCTGCAGCGTTTATCACAGGGAAGCCCTCAACCTCCGGACAGCAGGCTTGTGCAGGAGATCCGGGAATATCTGGATCAGAATTATGCTAAAGACATGACGCTTCAGCATATTGCGCAGCGGTTTTTTATCAGCCGGGAGAATGTGTCCCGCAAGTTCAAGCAGATCAGCGGCGAGAACCTGTCAGATTATTTAACGGGCCTGAGAATAGATAAAGCCAAGACGCTGCTGCAGAACACCAATCTCCGGCTGTCGCAAATCTCGGAGCTGGTCGGCTATGAGGATGAGAAATATTTCAGCCGGGTATTCAAAAAAGCGACCGGACAGACGCCGCGCGAATACCGCAAGCAGTGA
- a CDS encoding Rgg family transcriptional regulator: MILGKTIGQIRRSKGIIQSLLAGGIMSRSNLSRFEGGKYYPGYDKLILLLDKLEMSFEELLFLHQDNAPQVKRMLHLELTEAGNRYDFSKVKAISRECRSMYESTRTEAYYHLYLLGQGVLIQHHYPDEITALNEIAAYIKPYLLGVDQWYLYEFKLLNNFLFTLSSSDAIFFGLRGAKEFDRYHSFPESRTVQQHLLQNISIICLNEHNYEQSLLFLEKALPLADKTHLLYDKIVTLIYYELTLLCLKQKDSAAELKGYLNILRQLDFEDSYQALLKVCRRHLTEGVYALAD, encoded by the coding sequence ATGATTCTGGGTAAAACGATAGGGCAGATCCGCAGATCGAAAGGAATAATCCAGTCGCTTCTGGCTGGAGGCATCATGAGCCGCTCCAACCTCTCACGCTTTGAAGGCGGGAAGTATTATCCCGGCTACGATAAGCTGATCCTGCTTCTGGACAAGCTCGAAATGTCGTTTGAGGAGCTGCTTTTCCTGCATCAGGACAATGCTCCGCAGGTGAAGCGGATGCTGCATCTCGAGCTTACAGAAGCGGGAAACCGCTACGACTTCAGCAAGGTCAAGGCGATCAGCCGGGAGTGCCGGTCAATGTATGAATCCACACGGACCGAGGCCTATTACCATTTATATCTGCTCGGCCAGGGGGTGTTGATTCAGCATCATTATCCGGATGAAATTACAGCGCTGAATGAGATTGCAGCGTATATCAAGCCGTATTTGCTTGGTGTGGATCAATGGTATCTGTACGAGTTCAAGCTGCTCAACAATTTTTTGTTCACACTAAGCAGCAGTGATGCCATTTTTTTTGGCCTCAGGGGCGCGAAAGAATTTGACAGATACCATTCCTTTCCCGAGAGCAGAACGGTCCAGCAGCACCTGCTGCAGAACATCTCGATCATTTGCCTGAACGAACATAACTATGAACAGAGCCTGCTGTTTCTCGAAAAAGCGCTGCCGTTAGCGGATAAAACCCATCTGCTGTACGATAAAATTGTGACGTTAATTTATTACGAGCTGACGTTGCTCTGCCTGAAGCAGAAAGACAGCGCGGCTGAGTTAAAGGGGTACTTAAATATTCTCAGACAGCTTGATTTTGAAGACAGCTATCAGGCTTTGCTCAAGGTCTGCCGCAGGCATCTAACTGAAGGGGTATATGCGTTAGCAGACTAA
- a CDS encoding MFS transporter → MNLRIAPQLNRKVWNILAGTFFTRTALFMSVPYLSIFLIGQKHIPLLLTSLILAVNPLAGVAFSWLGGALADKLPLHQIILYTPLIWGTAFILFYFADSFLVFLLLNALNGLCYSLFEPASKKVLSTESLPEHRLLVFNLRYTAINLGCFAGPLLSLLFNMKMTLFPYVILGIMYILYGTSTMFFFRDTSSNKENNQSKIPHSLLSLWAIRKDHVYLLLLGGMSFSYFGYSQLNGTVSQFLSATGTLADGTRLYSILLSVNAVVILTTQFAVLRRISTWNPFTVVLLSNLLLGLSFLFFLFPAAYPPLLLFITVFSLGELLIGARFDALVDELSSADSKGLYFGCAEIVKLGTISGPIAGGGLLGIFGFQAAWPVFGLLSGITLTGSLLIRAARIKHRLAAPRLPSDKKRPPAMTGDPYIR, encoded by the coding sequence ATGAATCTGCGTATAGCACCTCAGCTTAACCGTAAGGTCTGGAATATTCTGGCCGGCACTTTTTTTACGAGAACCGCCCTGTTCATGAGTGTTCCTTATTTATCGATCTTTCTGATCGGTCAAAAGCATATCCCGCTCCTGCTCACCAGCCTCATCCTCGCAGTCAATCCGCTGGCGGGTGTAGCCTTCAGCTGGCTTGGCGGTGCGCTTGCCGATAAACTTCCGCTCCACCAAATCATCCTGTATACTCCGCTTATCTGGGGGACCGCGTTCATTTTGTTCTATTTTGCCGACAGCTTCCTGGTCTTTCTGCTGCTGAACGCCCTGAACGGCCTGTGCTATTCACTCTTTGAACCGGCGAGCAAAAAGGTGCTGTCCACAGAGTCGCTCCCGGAGCACCGGCTGCTCGTATTCAACCTGAGATACACGGCGATTAACCTGGGCTGCTTTGCCGGTCCTCTGCTCAGCCTGCTGTTCAATATGAAAATGACCCTGTTCCCTTATGTCATCCTCGGCATCATGTATATTCTATACGGGACTTCAACGATGTTCTTCTTCCGCGACACTTCTTCTAACAAGGAAAATAATCAGTCTAAAATTCCCCATAGTCTGCTGTCCCTCTGGGCGATCCGCAAAGATCATGTATATCTGCTGCTGCTCGGGGGGATGAGTTTCTCCTACTTCGGCTATTCTCAGCTGAACGGAACCGTCTCCCAGTTCCTCTCGGCCACCGGCACCTTGGCAGACGGCACCCGGTTATACTCCATCCTGTTGTCGGTCAATGCCGTTGTTATCCTCACCACCCAGTTTGCCGTGCTCCGCCGGATCTCTACATGGAACCCGTTTACAGTGGTTCTGCTCAGCAATCTGCTGCTCGGCCTTAGTTTTCTGTTCTTTCTCTTCCCGGCTGCCTACCCTCCGCTGCTGTTATTCATTACGGTATTCAGTCTCGGAGAGCTGCTGATTGGCGCACGGTTCGATGCCCTGGTGGATGAACTGTCCTCTGCGGACAGTAAAGGGTTATATTTCGGCTGCGCGGAAATCGTGAAGCTGGGGACCATTAGCGGCCCTATCGCGGGAGGCGGTCTGCTGGGGATCTTCGGCTTCCAGGCAGCCTGGCCCGTATTTGGACTCCTCAGCGGGATAACCCTGACAGGATCCCTCCTGATCCGGGCGGCCAGAATAAAACACAGGCTTGCTGCTCCCCGTCTCCCCAGCGATAAAAAAAGGCCCCCAGCAATGACTGGGGACCCCTATATCCGTTAG
- a CDS encoding ABC transporter ATP-binding protein, protein MGEVMLSITQLNKSFDTGAGQVKALHEVDLEVQEGEFITVIGPSGCGKSTLLRIVAGLDTGYSGSVTLEGENIAGPGIDKGFIFQEHRLFPWLTVEKNIASDLPLGRPDIRQKVDELIELVKLNGFEQSYPRELSGGMAQRVAIARALLRNPKILLLDEPFGALDAFTRAHMQTVLLDIWRKNKTTMIFVTHDIDEAVFLGNRVVILEPRPGKIRKIVPVDLPYPRKKTTNSFQELRLRVLNYFEKVDELELTDGAGI, encoded by the coding sequence ATGGGAGAGGTTATGCTGTCCATCACACAGCTGAACAAAAGCTTTGACACCGGAGCAGGCCAGGTAAAGGCGCTGCATGAGGTGGATCTGGAGGTGCAGGAGGGAGAATTCATCACGGTGATCGGCCCGAGCGGCTGCGGTAAAAGTACGCTGCTGCGCATCGTGGCCGGTCTGGACACCGGCTATTCCGGCAGTGTGACGCTGGAAGGTGAGAATATCGCCGGACCGGGGATCGACAAGGGATTTATTTTTCAGGAGCACCGCCTGTTCCCCTGGCTGACGGTAGAGAAGAACATCGCCTCGGATCTCCCCCTGGGCAGGCCGGATATCCGGCAGAAGGTGGATGAGCTGATTGAGCTGGTGAAGCTGAACGGCTTCGAGCAATCCTATCCGCGCGAGCTGTCAGGAGGAATGGCCCAGCGGGTCGCGATTGCCCGGGCACTGCTGCGTAATCCCAAAATCCTGCTGCTCGATGAGCCGTTCGGTGCACTGGATGCGTTCACCAGAGCCCACATGCAGACCGTGCTGCTGGACATCTGGCGGAAGAATAAGACCACAATGATTTTTGTGACGCATGATATTGATGAGGCCGTGTTTCTGGGTAACCGGGTAGTCATTCTGGAGCCGAGACCGGGAAAAATCCGCAAGATAGTGCCGGTAGATCTGCCGTATCCGCGTAAAAAGACGACAAATTCTTTTCAGGAGCTGCGCCTTAGGGTACTGAATTATTTTGAAAAGGTGGATGAGCTGGAATTGACCGACGGGGCGGGGATTTAG
- a CDS encoding ABC transporter permease: MSNRAVALGAAGKPGKAAIAGLGLLLPGSMLILWQLLGHYGILSEMLFPTPYTIARSFVTLARAGDLWSNFRVSAVRALSGFLLGGGLGLLLGILVGLFRRSERLLDPSLQMIRMIPSLAVVPLFILWFGIGEESKVLLIAKGAFFPVYINTFMGIRSTDNKLFEVSRVLGFSRMQQILRLVLPAAVPNIMLGLRLSLGLSWLGLVVAELIASTSGIGYMMSDARQFADTPVVFVGIIVFAAAGLLSDTAVRLIERRLLRWQDSYQG; encoded by the coding sequence ATGAGTAACCGGGCTGTGGCGCTGGGCGCTGCCGGTAAACCCGGAAAAGCGGCTATAGCCGGACTTGGCCTGCTGCTGCCGGGGAGTATGCTGATTCTGTGGCAGCTGCTTGGGCATTACGGAATTCTCTCGGAGATGCTGTTTCCGACACCGTATACGATTGCCCGGTCCTTTGTCACGCTGGCCAGGGCCGGCGATTTATGGAGCAATTTCAGAGTCAGTGCAGTGCGCGCGTTATCCGGATTCCTGCTCGGCGGAGGTCTTGGGCTGTTGCTGGGCATTCTGGTCGGCTTGTTCCGCAGATCGGAGAGGCTGCTGGACCCCTCGCTGCAGATGATCCGGATGATTCCCAGTCTCGCGGTAGTGCCGCTGTTCATTCTGTGGTTCGGGATCGGTGAGGAATCCAAAGTACTGCTGATCGCTAAGGGGGCTTTTTTTCCGGTATACATCAATACCTTTATGGGCATCCGCAGCACGGACAACAAGCTGTTTGAAGTATCGAGGGTGCTGGGCTTCAGCCGGATGCAGCAGATTCTCCGGCTGGTGCTTCCGGCGGCGGTGCCGAACATTATGCTGGGGCTGCGTTTATCGCTCGGCCTGTCCTGGCTGGGGCTGGTAGTGGCTGAGCTGATCGCCTCCACCTCAGGAATCGGCTATATGATGTCCGACGCCCGCCAGTTTGCTGATACGCCTGTAGTTTTTGTCGGAATTATTGTTTTTGCCGCCGCCGGATTGCTGAGTGATACCGCGGTCCGTCTGATCGAGCGGCGGCTGCTGAGATGGCAGGACAGCTATCAAGGATAG
- a CDS encoding N-acetylmuramoyl-L-alanine amidase: protein MNKRIHIAVLAAGILIGGLLQNTRVDAMASYTAKVYTSSLIVRSEPAACASVVGSLKSGTTVTVTDEQHGWMEIRSGSVNGWVAGYYLKKTAGTATASLSSAKTTSGSSSATVTADSLRIRGGPGTGYQVVGSLKAQDTVTVLQREDGWARIRTTGGEVGWVSAQYIASGSASTGSSKASSVSSTSFSSSGRISGKLIVIDPGHGGSDPGMLGTTYNTMEKDLTLQTAFYVRDYLTARGARVQMTRTTDQKPTLARRVQIATTLNADAFVSIHYNSSPKNVSGTLTFFYSESDDLRLARAIETRLGQGIGLKSNGLSYGNYHILRENTLPATLVELGFLSNPYDEAIVRTSAYQKKAAKAIAQGLADYFKK from the coding sequence ATGAACAAAAGAATACATATTGCAGTACTGGCAGCCGGCATCCTGATTGGAGGCTTGCTCCAAAACACCCGTGTGGACGCTATGGCGTCTTATACGGCGAAGGTCTATACCAGTTCTCTTATTGTCCGCAGCGAGCCGGCCGCCTGTGCTTCAGTCGTCGGATCTTTGAAGAGCGGCACCACAGTAACAGTTACCGATGAGCAGCATGGCTGGATGGAGATACGCTCCGGATCCGTAAACGGCTGGGTGGCAGGTTATTATCTTAAAAAGACTGCAGGAACCGCAACGGCCTCCTTGTCTTCTGCCAAGACAACCTCCGGCAGCAGTTCTGCAACCGTAACCGCAGATTCCCTGCGGATCAGGGGAGGTCCGGGAACCGGCTACCAGGTAGTAGGCTCCCTGAAAGCCCAGGATACCGTAACCGTTCTGCAGCGCGAGGACGGCTGGGCCCGGATCCGGACAACCGGCGGGGAGGTCGGCTGGGTATCCGCGCAGTATATTGCCAGCGGAAGCGCCTCAACCGGAAGCAGCAAGGCCAGTTCGGTCTCAAGCACAAGCTTCAGCTCTTCAGGCCGGATCAGCGGCAAACTGATCGTCATTGATCCCGGGCATGGCGGAAGCGATCCGGGCATGCTCGGCACGACTTACAATACGATGGAGAAGGATCTTACTTTGCAGACGGCCTTTTATGTACGCGACTATCTGACAGCCAGGGGAGCGCGGGTACAGATGACGCGTACCACAGATCAAAAGCCCACCCTCGCCCGGAGAGTCCAGATCGCCACCACGCTGAACGCCGATGCCTTTGTCAGCATCCATTACAATTCCTCACCCAAAAACGTATCCGGAACATTGACCTTCTTCTACTCTGAATCGGATGACCTGCGGCTGGCCCGGGCTATTGAGACCCGGCTTGGACAAGGCATTGGCCTGAAGAGCAACGGTTTATCTTACGGCAATTATCATATCCTGCGGGAGAATACCCTTCCGGCTACCCTTGTGGAGCTGGGATTTCTCAGTAATCCTTATGACGAAGCGATTGTCCGCACTTCTGCCTACCAGAAAAAAGCTGCCAAGGCCATCGCCCAGGGACTGGCTGATTATTTTAAAAAGTAA